In Streptomyces ambofaciens ATCC 23877, a single genomic region encodes these proteins:
- a CDS encoding ABC transporter ATP-binding protein, protein MASPPEKPLDHRYRGEHPIRTLVYLFRADRHRLAGAVAVFTVKHSPVWLLPLITASIIDTVVQHGPIGDLWTSTGIIMFILVVNYPLHLLYVRLLYGSVRRMGTALRSALCTRMQQLSIGYHSRVSAGVLQAKVVRDVETVEQMVQQTAETGLGAFTVLTGGLVIIAVRTPEFLPVFLVVVPAASLLVARLRARLRSHNEHFRHEVEALSSRVTEMTRLIPVTRAHGLEGKALRRMDGTLERLLTSGMRLDLVNGRFGSLSWVVLNVVGVLVLAGAALISYHGVWGVTAGDVVMLSAFLTTLTNSTTTLAGLAPVITKGLESVRSVGEVLQAPELEDNEGKTELTSLRGAVTFQGVGHVFETGGRAAVSDFTLAVEPGETIALVGASGAGKSTVLNLVIGFLRPTTGRLLLDGTDMNTLDLRTYRRFVSVVPQESILFDGTIRENVAYGMDDADEETVRRALRDANALEFVDRLPQGLDTLVGEHGARLSGGQRQRLAIARALIRDPRVLILDEATSALDTRSEALVQQALARLLRGRTTFVVAHRLSTVRGADRIVVMADGRIRETGTHEELLGRGGAYTALHSGQVA, encoded by the coding sequence ATGGCGTCGCCGCCCGAAAAACCGCTCGACCACCGCTACCGGGGCGAACACCCGATACGCACGCTCGTCTACCTGTTCCGTGCCGACCGCCACCGCTTGGCCGGGGCGGTGGCGGTCTTCACCGTCAAGCACAGTCCCGTCTGGCTGTTGCCCCTGATCACCGCGTCCATCATCGACACCGTCGTCCAGCACGGCCCGATCGGCGACCTGTGGACCAGCACCGGGATCATCATGTTCATCCTGGTGGTCAACTACCCGCTGCACCTGCTCTACGTCCGTCTCCTGTACGGCAGCGTGCGCCGCATGGGCACCGCCCTGCGCTCCGCGCTGTGCACGCGGATGCAGCAGCTCTCCATCGGCTACCACTCGCGCGTCAGCGCCGGCGTCCTGCAGGCCAAGGTCGTGCGGGACGTGGAGACGGTGGAACAGATGGTGCAGCAGACCGCGGAGACGGGGCTGGGCGCGTTCACCGTGCTCACCGGCGGCCTGGTCATCATCGCCGTGCGCACACCCGAGTTCCTGCCCGTCTTCCTCGTCGTCGTCCCGGCCGCCTCCCTCCTCGTGGCCCGTCTCCGCGCCCGGCTGCGCTCCCACAACGAGCACTTCCGCCACGAGGTGGAGGCCCTGTCCTCCCGGGTCACGGAGATGACCCGGCTCATCCCGGTCACCCGTGCCCACGGCCTGGAGGGCAAGGCGCTGCGCCGCATGGACGGCACCCTGGAGCGCCTGCTGACCTCCGGGATGCGCCTCGACCTGGTCAACGGCCGTTTCGGCTCGCTGTCCTGGGTCGTGCTCAACGTCGTCGGCGTCCTGGTCCTCGCGGGTGCCGCGCTGATCTCGTACCACGGCGTCTGGGGCGTCACCGCCGGCGACGTCGTCATGCTCAGCGCCTTCCTGACCACCCTCACCAACTCCACGACAACGTTGGCAGGGCTGGCGCCCGTCATCACCAAGGGCCTGGAGTCCGTCCGCTCGGTCGGCGAGGTGCTCCAGGCGCCCGAACTGGAGGACAACGAGGGCAAGACGGAACTCACCTCGCTGCGCGGAGCCGTCACCTTCCAGGGGGTCGGGCACGTCTTCGAGACGGGCGGGCGGGCCGCGGTGAGCGACTTCACGCTGGCCGTGGAGCCCGGCGAGACCATAGCGCTCGTCGGCGCGTCCGGCGCGGGCAAGTCGACCGTGCTCAACCTGGTCATCGGCTTCCTGCGGCCGACCACGGGCCGACTGCTGCTCGACGGCACCGACATGAACACCCTGGACCTGCGGACCTACCGGCGGTTCGTCTCGGTGGTGCCGCAGGAGTCGATCCTGTTCGACGGCACGATCCGGGAGAACGTCGCCTACGGCATGGACGACGCCGACGAGGAGACGGTGCGCCGGGCCCTGCGGGACGCGAACGCGCTGGAGTTCGTCGACCGGCTGCCGCAGGGACTCGACACCCTGGTCGGAGAGCACGGCGCGCGGTTGTCCGGCGGACAGCGCCAGCGCCTGGCCATCGCCCGCGCCCTCATCCGGGACCCCAGGGTGCTGATCCTGGACGAGGCCACCTCGGCACTGGACACCCGTTCCGAGGCGCTGGTCCAGCAGGCGCTGGCCCGGTTGCTGCGCGGGCGCACCACGTTCGTGGTCGCGCACCGGCTGTCCACCGTACGGGGCGCGGACCGGATCGTGGTGATGGCCGACGGCCGGATCCGGGAGACCGGCACCCACGAGGAACTCCTGGGCAGGGGAGGGGCGTACACGGCCCTGCACAGCGGTCAGGTCGCCTGA
- a CDS encoding DUF5133 domain-containing protein, protein MLEPDPRVVRELLTRYASLRIAQAERERPAAARELADVSYTLCVMMATTSIQDAVAKADALLLAKGRTPEVARAADPDGESGLSLAV, encoded by the coding sequence GTGCTCGAACCGGACCCGAGGGTCGTCAGGGAGTTACTGACGCGGTACGCGTCGCTGCGGATCGCTCAGGCGGAGAGGGAGAGGCCGGCCGCGGCGCGCGAACTGGCGGACGTCAGCTACACCCTGTGCGTGATGATGGCGACGACCAGCATCCAGGACGCGGTGGCCAAGGCCGACGCACTGCTGCTCGCCAAGGGACGGACACCGGAGGTCGCCCGCGCGGCGGACCCGGACGGAGAGAGCGGCCTGTCGCTGGCCGTGTGA
- a CDS encoding GlxA family transcriptional regulator, whose protein sequence is MHTVAILVLDDVVPFDMAAPMQTFDWTRLPDGRRPYRVRLCAESPEVRTEGLSLRVDLGLEALETADTIIVPGRSEESGPPSGPVLDALRRAAGAGTRIASVCVGAFVLAEAGLLDGLRATTHWIAAAELARRHPRVEVLPDVLYVDNGQILTSAGAAAGLDMCLHMIRRDLGSAVAAHAARMCVVPLEREGGQAQFIVHEQPPVPRGSEMEPLLSWIEDNLAGEVTLKAMAARAGLSERTFSRRFREQTGTTPLQWLLRARVRRAQYLLENGDHSIERIARQAGFGSPTAFRERFRRVVGTTPYAYRAAFHGKPAAVADSA, encoded by the coding sequence ATGCACACCGTTGCGATCCTGGTCCTCGACGACGTGGTGCCGTTCGACATGGCGGCACCCATGCAGACCTTCGACTGGACGCGGCTGCCCGACGGGCGCCGCCCCTACCGGGTCCGGCTGTGCGCCGAGTCCCCCGAGGTGCGCACGGAGGGCCTCTCCCTCCGCGTCGACCTGGGCCTGGAGGCACTGGAGACCGCCGACACCATCATCGTGCCGGGCCGCTCGGAGGAGTCCGGGCCGCCCTCCGGACCCGTCCTCGACGCGCTGCGCCGCGCGGCGGGCGCCGGCACGCGGATCGCGTCGGTGTGCGTGGGTGCGTTCGTCCTCGCCGAGGCGGGACTGCTGGACGGTCTGCGGGCGACCACCCACTGGATCGCCGCGGCCGAACTGGCCCGCCGCCATCCGCGCGTGGAGGTGCTGCCGGACGTGCTCTACGTCGACAACGGGCAGATCCTCACCTCGGCGGGCGCCGCCGCCGGGCTGGACATGTGCCTGCACATGATCCGCCGGGACCTGGGGTCGGCCGTCGCCGCGCACGCCGCCCGGATGTGCGTCGTGCCGCTGGAACGGGAGGGCGGGCAGGCCCAGTTCATCGTGCACGAACAGCCACCCGTGCCGCGGGGCTCGGAGATGGAGCCCCTCCTGAGCTGGATCGAGGACAACCTGGCCGGGGAGGTCACCCTGAAGGCCATGGCGGCGCGCGCGGGCCTGAGTGAGCGCACCTTCAGCCGGCGGTTCCGCGAGCAGACGGGCACGACCCCGTTGCAGTGGCTGCTGCGAGCCCGGGTGCGGCGTGCCCAGTACCTGCTGGAGAACGGCGACCACTCGATCGAACGGATCGCGCGGCAGGCGGGCTTCGGCTCCCCCACGGCCTTCCGGGAGCGGTTCCGCCGGGTCGTCGGGACGACGCCGTACGCCTATCGCGCGGCGTTCCACGGGAAGCCGGCCGCCGTCGCGGACAGCGCGTAG
- the tgmB gene encoding ATP-grasp ribosomal peptide maturase — MTVLILTSEEDVTADMVVVHLNASGVPVVRLDPADLTGSVALSGEFAHGSFRGHLSSGGRLVSIGGLRSVWVRRPGGAATRAAEPSAWLTEEAGQALYGMLRDCGARWMNQPDAAHRARYKPWQLRLAQRCGMPVPATLITTFPRAAREFAERYPDLVVKPVSGAHPQDPPRAVPTSRVPPEADFSAVALGPTLLQRRVAKRADIRLTAVGDVLLAARKTHLAGRDPEEVDVRFTASLEPWRPAEVPPRVAEAVRAYLREAGLSYGALDFAEDGDGTWWFLECNQSGQFGFVEVDTGQPIARAIADWLARPASRDPVDTGGPGATVFG; from the coding sequence ATGACCGTGTTGATCCTGACCAGTGAAGAGGACGTCACCGCGGACATGGTGGTCGTGCACCTCAACGCGTCGGGAGTGCCGGTGGTCCGCCTGGACCCCGCCGACCTGACGGGCTCCGTGGCGCTGTCCGGTGAGTTCGCGCACGGGTCCTTCCGGGGTCACCTGTCCTCGGGGGGCCGGCTGGTGAGCATCGGCGGGCTGCGGTCCGTCTGGGTGCGCCGGCCGGGCGGCGCCGCCACCCGGGCCGCGGAGCCCTCCGCGTGGCTGACGGAGGAGGCGGGGCAGGCGCTCTACGGGATGCTCCGGGACTGCGGGGCGCGCTGGATGAACCAGCCGGACGCGGCCCACCGGGCCCGGTACAAGCCCTGGCAGCTGCGTCTGGCGCAGCGCTGCGGCATGCCGGTGCCGGCGACGCTGATCACGACCTTCCCGCGGGCCGCACGGGAGTTCGCCGAGCGCTACCCGGACCTGGTGGTCAAGCCCGTCTCCGGCGCCCATCCGCAGGACCCGCCCCGCGCCGTACCGACCAGCCGGGTCCCGCCCGAGGCCGACTTCTCCGCCGTCGCGCTCGGCCCGACGTTGCTCCAGCGCCGGGTGGCCAAGCGTGCCGACATCCGGCTCACCGCCGTCGGCGACGTGTTGCTGGCCGCCCGGAAGACGCACCTCGCGGGCCGGGACCCGGAGGAGGTGGACGTCCGTTTCACGGCGTCCCTCGAGCCGTGGCGCCCGGCCGAGGTGCCGCCGCGCGTGGCCGAGGCGGTCCGCGCCTACCTCAGGGAGGCGGGACTCTCCTACGGTGCCCTCGACTTCGCCGAGGACGGCGACGGGACCTGGTGGTTCCTGGAGTGCAATCAGTCGGGGCAGTTCGGCTTCGTCGAGGTGGACACGGGTCAGCCGATCGCCCGCGCCATCGCCGACTGGCTGGCCCGCCCCGCGTCGCGGGACCCGGTGGACACGGGTGGCCCGGGCGCGACGGTCTTCGGGTGA
- the tgmA gene encoding putative ATP-grasp-modified RiPP, producing the protein MQPFALNYARPAVELEATTPYVYDSGLQLNVLLDGRAAACDHALLRELGTTTSTAGSKTHFDD; encoded by the coding sequence ATGCAACCGTTCGCGCTCAACTACGCACGGCCCGCAGTGGAGTTGGAAGCCACCACTCCGTACGTCTACGACTCCGGGCTGCAGTTGAACGTGCTCCTGGACGGGCGGGCGGCCGCCTGTGACCACGCGCTGCTCAGAGAGCTGGGGACCACGACCTCCACCGCGGGGTCGAAGACTCACTTCGACGACTGA
- a CDS encoding YkvA family protein: protein MDTTTVVITAAVLLAVIVLAAAVGVLVRLVRTRRELRRAGLPTGPRWVFWGAVLYLVLPTDLVPDPVYLDDIGVLLLALRSARGSLGGRRGATDRRRGTTPPHDYAA from the coding sequence GTGGATACGACCACAGTGGTGATCACCGCGGCGGTGCTGCTGGCGGTGATCGTGCTCGCGGCGGCGGTCGGCGTTCTGGTGCGGCTGGTGCGCACCCGACGCGAACTCAGGCGGGCCGGGCTTCCCACCGGCCCGCGGTGGGTCTTCTGGGGCGCCGTCCTCTACTTGGTGCTTCCGACGGACCTGGTGCCCGATCCGGTCTACCTGGACGACATCGGCGTACTGCTGCTCGCCCTGCGCTCCGCGCGCGGTTCCCTCGGCGGACGGCGGGGGGCCACGGACCGGCGGCGGGGGACGACTCCGCCCCATGACTACGCTGCGTAA